The Pseudochaenichthys georgianus chromosome 24, fPseGeo1.2, whole genome shotgun sequence genome includes a region encoding these proteins:
- the abracl gene encoding costars family protein ABRACL: MNVDHEVKRLVEEIQRLGSKNADGQTSVTFGVLFNDDQCANIFEALVGTLKAAKKRKVVKYDSELLLQGVHDSVSITLLQE; the protein is encoded by the exons ATGAATGTCGACCATGAAGTCAAACGGCTGGTGGAGGAGATTCAGCGACTTGGCAGTAAAA ATGCCGACGGTCAAACCAGCGTGACGTTCGGGGTCTTATTCAACGACGACCAGTGTGCCAACATCTTCGAGGCGTTGGTGGGCACCCTGAAGGCGGCCAAGAAGAGGAAGGTGGTCAAATACGACAGCGAGTTGCTGCTGCAGGGCGTACATGATAGCGTCAGTATCACTCTGCTGCAGGAATAA